One Pseudorasbora parva isolate DD20220531a chromosome 4, ASM2467924v1, whole genome shotgun sequence genomic region harbors:
- the LOC137073741 gene encoding B-cell receptor CD22-like, with product MYFMLMSVRMAPPLPLIFLLMILGVSSAGWGVSYSPSHICALKDSTVIMSCSYTYPTGYQIEKTFWTKTKDKNETEEFPDLSNDTEYSQRLQYLGDKQQSCTVRLSHVTLNDSHEYYFRFITDKGKWIGHPGVILNVTDLQVESPERVTEGDSVRLTCKSSCTLTDRATFIWSRNSQPLPERRDGNNELLLQSVRREDAGRYSCAVHGHTHTSPDVHLNVMYSPRSVSVSISPSGVIVEGDSVTLSCSSDSNPPALNFSWFKGGTIVGSGRIYSISKIRSDDSGEYKCKSINEHGEKYSDTVTLNVMYPPRSVSVLMSGSGVIVEGDSVTLSCSSDSNPPALNFSWFKENEASAVGSGQSFSALQSGRFYCQAHNQHGSQRSDAVTVTVHHGAGRNVIVITAASGGLFFIIIIFIILFKLKKRRSVKPEDLTVKENDLYSGVSQRVSVHEEPLSEPDSANDAPYASVKPRRFRGKTPESRDTEEVQYATVQHHRKKEKRAEENECQYDDIRVHQPDDAMR from the exons ATGTATTTTATGCTGATGTCGGTCAGAatggctcctcctcttcctctgatCTTTCTGCTCATGATTCTCG GGGTTTCTAGTGCTGGTTGGGGTGTGAGTTACAGTCCTTCACACATCTGTGCACTAAAGGACTCAACAGTGATAATGAGCTGCTCTTATACATACCCTACTGGATATCAGATCGAGAAAACGTTCTGGACcaaaacaaaagataaaaaCGAAACTGAAGAGTTTCCAGATCTGTCTAATGACACTGAATACAGTCAGAGGCTTCAGTATCTGGGAGATAAACAGCAGAGCTGCACCGTCAGACTgagtcatgtgacactgaacgATTCACACGAGTACTATTTCAGATTCATCACTGATAAAGGAAAATGGATTGGTCATCCTGGAGTGATTCTTAATGTCACAG aTCTTCAGGTGGAGTCTCCTGAGAGAGTGACAGAGGGAGATTCAGTCCGTCTGACATGTAAAAGCAGCTGCACTCTGACTGACAGAGCAACATTCATCTGGTCCAGAAACTCACAGCCATTACCTGAGAGAAGAGACGGAAACAATGAACTCCTGCTGCAGTCAGTCAGAAGAGAGGATGCAGGCAGATATAGCTGTGCTGTACacggacacactcacacatcgCCTGATGTTCATCTCAATGTCATGT ACTCACCCAGGAGTGTCTCAGTGTCCATCAGTCCATCTGGTGTAATAGTGGAGGGAGATTCAGTGACTCTGAGCTGCAGCAGTGATTCAAACCCTCCTGCTCTGAACTTCAGCTGGTTTAAAGGAGGAACGATTGTAGGATCTGGAAGAATCTACAGCATCTCAAAGATCAGATCTGATGACAGTGGAGAATACAAGTGCAAGTCCATCAATGAACATGGAGAGAAATACTCTGATACTGTGACTTTAAACGTCATGT ATCCTCCCAGGAGCGTCTCAGTGTTGATGAGTGGATCTGGTGTAATAGTGGAGGGAGATTCAGTGACTCTGAGCTGCAGCAGTGATTCAAACCCTCCTGCTCTGAACTTCAGCTGGTTTAAGGAGAATGAAGCCTCAGCTGTTGGATCTGGACAGAGTTTCAGTGCACTACAGAGTGGACGCTTCTACTGTCAGGCTCACAATCAACATGGATCTCAGAGATCAGACGCTGTAACTGTCACAG TTCATCATGGTGCTGGTAGGAATGTGATCGTGATCACAGCGGCATCTGGAGGATTATTCTTCATCAttatcatcttcatcatcctgTTTAAATT GAAGAAACGGAGGAGTGTTAAACCTGAAGATCTCACAGTGAAAGAG AATGATCTCTATTCTGGCGTGTCTCAGAGAGTTTCAGTCCATGAAGAGCCTCTTTCTGAACCGGATTCAGCCAATGACGCTCCGTATGCCAGTGTGAAACCCAGAAGATTCAGAGGAAAAACTCCTGAATCCAGAGATACTGAGGAGGTCCAGTACGCAACTGTCCAACAtcacagaaagaaagagaagagagCAGAGGAGAATGAATGTCAGTACGATGATATAAGAGTTCATCAGCCTGATGATGCCATGAGGTGA
- the LOC137073742 gene encoding uncharacterized protein — protein sequence MAPPLPLIFLLMIHVKVLVPDVAQINIPHVPDVGPISIPHVPDVGQISIPHEPDVGQINIPHVPDVGPISIPHVPDVGQISIPHDPDVGPISIPHEPDVGQISIPHVPDVGPISIPHVPDVGQISIPHEPDVGQISILHVPDVGQISIPHVPDVGQISIPHVPDVGQISIPHVPDVGQISIPHVPDVGQINVGQISIPHVPDVGQISIPHVPDVGQISIPHEPDVGPISIPHEPDVGPISIPHVPDVGQISIPHVPDVGQISIPHEPDVGPISIPHVNQSSSNFIYTALLQ from the exons atggctcctcctcttcctctgatCTTTCTGCTCATGATTCACG TTAAAGTTCTTGTGCCAGATGTGGCCCAGATCAATATTccacatgtgccagatgtgggccCGATCAGTATTCCACAtgtaccagatgtgggccagatcaGTATTCCACATgagccagatgtgggccagatcaatattccacatgtgccagatgtgggccCGATCAGTATTCCACAtgtaccagatgtgggccagatcaGTATTCCACATGATCCAGATGTGGGCCCGATCAGTATTCCACATgagccagatgtgggccagatcagtattccacatgtgccagatgtgggccCGATCAGTATTCCACAtgtaccagatgtgggccagatcaGTATTCCACATgagccagatgtgggccagatcaGTATTCTacatgtgccagatgtgggccagatcaGCATTCCACAtgtaccagatgtgggccagatcagtattccacatgtgccagatgtgggccagatcaGCATTCCACAtgtaccagatgtgggccagatcagcattccacatgtgccagatgtgggccagatca atgtgggccagatcagtattccacatgtgccagatgtgggccagatcaGCATTCCACAtgtaccagatgtgggccagatcaGTATTCCACATGAGCCAGATGTGGGCCCGATCAGTATTCCACATGAGCCAGATGTGGGCCCGATCAGTATTccacatgtgccagatgtgggccagatcaGCATTCCACAtgtaccagatgtgggccagatcaGTATTCCACATGAGCCAGATGTGGGCCCGATCAGTATTCCACATGTCAATCAATCATCAAgcaactttatttatacagcgcttttacaatga